One Mailhella massiliensis DNA segment encodes these proteins:
- a CDS encoding tyrosine-type recombinase/integrase, with protein MLDDHIIQGLKAADKPKKYADGGGLFLFIPTSGKKLWRLAYRFERKAKLLSFGEYPQVSLRAARQSRDEAKALLKDGIDPAEHRKAARTSTSNATFQSVAMEWYERETLHCKNRYRFFMMRGMTEYFFPVFGGKAMTDVTAEDIMSAIEPLRQSGKLRGGRRLTDVCGQICRYAVATGKAARDATEELPASLRSRQTGHRAAALDAGKLGQIMLNLERHDGYFPVRCALRLVPLLFVRSGELRCAEWNEFDFSRRLWVIPAQRMATKYEHIVPLAPQAVKILRELKEYSGHGTLLFPGVRSPERPIDISTITVSLRRRGYDGVKLSFDGIRSLVAKLLLVLGYEQNIIDMQLARSGRTRFDPWQHLPERKIMMREWARYLFLLRDKALRDTSSQRGTSC; from the coding sequence ATGCTGGATGACCACATTATTCAAGGCTTGAAAGCCGCCGACAAACCGAAAAAGTATGCGGACGGCGGCGGGCTGTTCCTGTTCATTCCGACCAGCGGCAAGAAACTCTGGCGGCTGGCGTACCGTTTTGAGCGAAAGGCCAAGCTCCTTTCCTTCGGTGAATATCCTCAGGTGTCACTCCGCGCCGCACGGCAAAGCCGGGATGAAGCCAAGGCTCTGCTCAAGGACGGCATTGACCCGGCGGAACACAGGAAGGCCGCGCGGACATCTACCTCCAATGCTACGTTCCAATCCGTGGCTATGGAATGGTACGAGCGGGAAACCCTTCACTGTAAAAACCGCTATCGCTTCTTCATGATGCGGGGGATGACGGAATATTTCTTTCCCGTCTTCGGCGGCAAGGCCATGACAGACGTTACCGCCGAGGACATTATGAGTGCCATCGAACCGTTGCGGCAATCCGGGAAATTGCGCGGAGGCCGCAGGCTGACGGATGTGTGCGGCCAGATATGCCGCTATGCCGTCGCCACCGGCAAGGCCGCGCGGGACGCCACGGAAGAACTGCCCGCGTCGTTACGTTCCAGACAGACAGGGCACAGAGCCGCCGCGCTTGACGCCGGGAAACTCGGCCAGATTATGCTGAACCTTGAGCGGCATGACGGCTATTTCCCTGTGCGGTGCGCCCTGCGACTGGTTCCCCTGCTGTTCGTCCGTTCCGGTGAATTGCGCTGTGCCGAATGGAACGAATTTGATTTCTCCCGCAGACTCTGGGTTATCCCCGCGCAACGCATGGCGACGAAATATGAGCATATTGTACCTCTCGCGCCGCAGGCAGTAAAAATTCTTAGGGAACTGAAGGAATACTCTGGTCATGGAACCCTGCTGTTCCCCGGCGTCCGTTCTCCTGAACGCCCCATCGACATATCCACCATCACCGTTTCCCTGCGCAGGCGCGGATATGACGGCGTAAAACTGTCCTTTGACGGAATCCGTTCTCTTGTCGCCAAATTGCTGCTCGTCCTTGGGTACGAACAGAACATCATCGACATGCAGTTGGCGCGCTCCGGGCGCACACGTTTTGACCCGTGGCAACATCTGCCGGAAAGAAAAATCATGATGCGGGAATGGGCCAGGTATCTTTTTCTCCTGCGGGACAAGGCGTTGCGGGATACATCCAGCCAGAGAGGTACGTCATGCTGA
- a CDS encoding SNF2-related protein, whose product MQRIRPAGEPAGDVGLGDFGKLRGGDEPENYRISPEDQLGVGGAKKKYADNLAAIRLLKQLQANGAKLATPEEKSTLVRFVGWGGLPQVFDPQNDKWAAEYRELQGVLSPDEYAAARRSTQDAHYTSETVIRGIYQGLSRLGVETGKELHILEPSAGIGNFIGLCPESFQARFLAVELEPTTAAIAAYLYPKARHINNGFQNIPLNTPSFDLAVGNPPFGNQSLYDPEFPELKKFSIHNYFLAKSMRLLREGGIAAFVVSRYFMDAVDSSAREHIAEYADFLGAVRLPETAFRQNALTDVTTDIVFFQKHNGENKRSLEWLHTSSMEVDDLKHGGRRSAVVNSYFASRPEQIIGRMAYSGGMFEDSLNCVSDASQTDLGEEIARRLDALPAVQFSPLPSAEVRGAESGLNHDFLASDYFQSLKMGALCVEPQSRKIVFKTSGEFGDGGYEPVTVKNETARLRLSSMIQLRDTLRELLNEEKGEGSESRMANLRQRLNTQYDAFVKKYGHLNSQTNRSLMREDPEHALLESLEADYDKGISPDVARKTGRQARPASARKAAVFRQRVLKPATLAQQAESPKDALVIALRESGKVDFARMEQLLGRSTDVIQRDLQEQGLIFLNPATELWEIRDKYLTGNVRAKLRQARDAASSDPRFLPNVEALTEALPPDIEAVDIGVKFGSAWLPPSVISDFIEHLHGGKGSQQVDYLPTLGRWSVRVYLYDAALNTTVWGIPEYPAEKIIEALLMNKPIKVEKETGQRDEQGRPITVLDQELTAAAMQKADEIKQAFTDWIWTDDDRRASLSRLYNDRFNTNVPPRYDGSHLELVGASSEVKLRPHQKDAVWRAIQEGTALFDHVVGAGKTMACIATIMESKRMGFVSKPMVVVPNHLLHQWRDEFYKLYPNAHILVADKTDFTKQNRERLFSRIATGDWDAVIVAHSSFRKIDMPHDIQREILKEQIDAVLEAIEAVKEAEGGRATVKQLEKQRENMEARYELLLAGTGKKDTSVDFADLGVDALFVDESHEFKNLAYQTTMNVSGLGNITGSAKALDLFIKCRYLQRKNEGRGVYFLTGTPISNTIAEVYTLQRYMQYEELQAKGIDHFDSWASTFGQVTSGWELDATGVNYKLSFHVQIDLFKFIIFYISICYLKSVIQRSPKNAPCIPLFSGYYSGYPYKLAFQDVII is encoded by the coding sequence GTGCAGCGAATCCGCCCGGCAGGCGAGCCTGCGGGGGATGTCGGACTGGGAGATTTTGGAAAGCTGCGGGGTGGAGATGAACCTGAAAATTACCGGATAAGCCCGGAAGATCAGCTTGGCGTCGGCGGCGCAAAGAAAAAATATGCGGATAACCTCGCCGCCATACGTCTGCTGAAGCAGCTTCAGGCCAACGGCGCAAAACTGGCCACCCCGGAAGAAAAAAGCACGCTGGTGCGTTTTGTCGGATGGGGTGGTCTTCCGCAGGTCTTTGACCCCCAAAACGACAAATGGGCGGCGGAATACCGGGAACTTCAAGGCGTACTCTCCCCCGATGAATACGCGGCCGCCCGGCGCTCCACACAGGACGCTCACTATACCTCGGAAACCGTCATCAGGGGCATCTATCAGGGGCTTTCCAGACTCGGCGTTGAAACGGGAAAGGAACTCCACATTCTCGAACCTTCGGCGGGTATCGGCAATTTTATCGGACTTTGCCCGGAAAGTTTCCAGGCCCGGTTCCTGGCCGTGGAACTGGAACCGACAACAGCGGCCATTGCCGCATACCTGTACCCCAAAGCCCGCCACATCAATAACGGCTTTCAGAACATCCCCCTCAACACGCCGAGTTTCGACCTTGCAGTGGGCAATCCTCCTTTCGGGAATCAGTCTCTCTACGACCCCGAATTTCCCGAACTGAAAAAATTTTCCATCCACAACTATTTTCTCGCCAAGTCCATGCGCCTGCTGCGCGAGGGCGGCATAGCCGCCTTTGTGGTCAGCCGCTACTTCATGGACGCCGTCGATTCCTCCGCCCGCGAACATATCGCGGAATATGCCGACTTCCTGGGCGCGGTGCGCCTGCCTGAAACCGCTTTCCGGCAAAATGCCCTGACGGATGTCACCACCGACATCGTTTTCTTTCAAAAGCACAACGGCGAAAACAAGCGGAGTCTGGAGTGGCTCCACACGTCCAGCATGGAAGTGGACGACCTCAAGCACGGCGGCAGGCGCTCCGCCGTGGTCAACAGCTACTTTGCTTCCCGGCCGGAACAGATCATCGGAAGGATGGCGTATTCCGGGGGCATGTTCGAGGACAGCCTGAACTGCGTGTCCGATGCGTCTCAGACAGACCTCGGCGAAGAAATAGCCAGGCGTCTGGACGCGCTGCCCGCCGTACAGTTCAGCCCCTTACCCTCTGCCGAAGTCCGTGGAGCCGAATCCGGCCTCAATCATGACTTCCTGGCTTCCGACTACTTCCAGTCCCTGAAAATGGGCGCACTCTGCGTTGAACCTCAAAGCAGAAAAATCGTCTTCAAGACTTCCGGGGAGTTCGGCGACGGAGGTTATGAACCCGTCACCGTAAAAAATGAAACCGCCCGACTGCGCCTGTCTTCCATGATTCAGCTCAGGGATACCCTGCGTGAGCTGCTCAATGAGGAAAAAGGCGAAGGAAGTGAAAGTCGTATGGCGAACCTGCGCCAGCGGCTCAACACGCAGTACGACGCCTTTGTCAAAAAATACGGGCACCTCAACTCACAAACCAACCGCAGTCTCATGCGGGAAGACCCTGAACACGCCCTGCTGGAATCCCTGGAAGCGGACTACGACAAGGGTATTTCGCCGGATGTGGCCCGCAAGACCGGCAGACAGGCCAGACCCGCTTCCGCCAGAAAAGCTGCCGTATTCCGACAGCGCGTGCTTAAACCGGCAACGCTCGCGCAACAGGCGGAAAGCCCCAAGGATGCCCTTGTCATAGCGCTTCGGGAAAGCGGCAAGGTGGACTTCGCCCGCATGGAGCAGCTTCTCGGACGCTCCACCGATGTCATTCAGCGGGACTTGCAGGAACAGGGTCTTATTTTTCTCAACCCCGCCACGGAACTCTGGGAAATCAGGGATAAGTATCTCACGGGCAATGTCCGGGCAAAACTGCGTCAGGCACGGGACGCCGCAAGCTCCGACCCTCGCTTTCTGCCCAATGTGGAAGCGCTTACGGAGGCTCTGCCGCCCGACATAGAAGCCGTGGACATCGGCGTCAAGTTCGGCTCCGCCTGGCTTCCTCCTTCCGTCATATCGGACTTCATTGAACATCTGCATGGCGGAAAAGGCTCTCAGCAGGTGGATTACCTGCCCACGCTCGGTCGATGGAGCGTCCGTGTCTATCTGTACGATGCCGCGCTGAACACCACCGTCTGGGGCATCCCGGAATACCCTGCGGAAAAAATCATTGAAGCCCTTCTGATGAACAAGCCCATCAAGGTGGAAAAGGAAACCGGCCAGCGCGACGAACAGGGCAGACCCATCACGGTTCTGGACCAGGAGCTGACCGCCGCAGCCATGCAGAAGGCCGACGAAATAAAACAGGCCTTCACGGACTGGATATGGACGGATGACGACAGAAGAGCCAGCCTGTCCAGGCTCTACAACGACCGCTTCAACACGAACGTGCCTCCCAGGTATGACGGCTCCCATCTTGAGCTGGTCGGCGCTTCTTCAGAAGTAAAACTTCGGCCTCACCAGAAGGATGCCGTCTGGCGGGCCATTCAGGAAGGCACGGCCCTGTTCGATCACGTCGTCGGCGCGGGAAAGACCATGGCCTGCATAGCGACCATCATGGAATCCAAGCGCATGGGCTTTGTTTCCAAACCGATGGTGGTCGTCCCCAACCACCTTCTCCACCAGTGGCGGGATGAGTTCTACAAGCTCTATCCCAATGCCCATATTCTGGTGGCGGACAAGACCGACTTCACCAAACAGAACCGGGAACGGCTTTTTTCCCGTATTGCGACCGGAGACTGGGATGCCGTTATCGTCGCGCACAGCTCCTTCCGTAAAATCGACATGCCTCACGACATTCAGCGGGAGATTCTGAAGGAGCAGATTGATGCGGTGCTGGAAGCCATTGAGGCCGTGAAGGAGGCGGAAGGCGGCCGGGCCACGGTCAAGCAGCTTGAAAAGCAGCGGGAAAACATGGAAGCTCGCTATGAACTTCTGCTCGCGGGCACGGGGAAAAAGGATACCTCCGTTGATTTCGCCGACCTGGGCGTGGATGCGCTCTTTGTGGACGAAAGCCACGAGTTCAAGAACCTTGCCTATCAGACCACCATGAACGTCTCAGGTCTGGGCAATATCACAGGTTCGGCCAAAGCGCTCGATCTCTTCATCAAGTGCCGCTACCTGCAACGGAAAAACGAAGGCCGGGGCGTGTACTTTCTGACCGGCACCCCCATATCGAATACCATTGCCGAAGTGTACACGCTCCAGCGCTACATGCAGTATGAGGAATTGCAGGCCAAGGGCATCGACCATTTTGACTCCTGGGCCTCCACCTTCGGCCAGGTCACAAGCGGCTGGGAACTTGACGCCACAGGGGTGAACTACAAACTCTCATTTCATGTCCAAATAGACTTATTTAAGTTTATAATATTTTATATTTCAATATGTTATCTTAAATCTGTCATCCAAAGAAGTCCCAAAAACGCTCCTTGCATCCCACTGTTTTCCGGGTATTATTCAGGGTATCCATACAAACTGGCATTTCAAGATGTTATCATATAA
- a CDS encoding AbrB/MazE/SpoVT family DNA-binding domain-containing protein produces MELAKVTSRGQITLPLAIRRKLDVKEGDKVVFYEENGRIVVENAAKLTIAQEKKPGE; encoded by the coding sequence ATGGAACTTGCCAAGGTCACTTCGCGCGGTCAGATCACGCTGCCCCTCGCCATTCGCAGAAAGCTCGACGTGAAGGAAGGGGATAAGGTTGTTTTTTATGAAGAAAACGGGCGCATTGTCGTTGAAAACGCCGCAAAGCTGACAATCGCCCAGGAAAAAAAGCCCGGCGAGTAG
- a CDS encoding DsbA family protein codes for MTRLVQLITLFICLLSGSVPSAHAGTPVSDRIAVEAGVKAELSKDLALPYAPDAALSGRTCLDGRPTKEFQGDLVEYWVNLECPYCGIEEPLRAQRENPGMCIVVRHSPSDNYGESLKKALSFEALLRFSPNAAHSFWNAVVPRTPLGVPKPYEAALQTALQDAAIVPEDFADSLQQVAPVVGADIIASQSRITSTPTWILDGIRFPACDFTASQVPLALELAHKARADDADAKERIVQMITRGLLNESVL; via the coding sequence ATGACGCGACTCGTACAACTTATTACTCTTTTCATCTGTCTTTTGTCGGGATCGGTTCCTTCTGCCCATGCCGGAACGCCCGTGTCCGACCGGATAGCCGTGGAAGCTGGCGTAAAGGCGGAACTTTCAAAAGACCTGGCGCTGCCTTACGCGCCCGATGCGGCCCTTTCCGGCAGAACCTGTCTGGACGGCAGGCCGACAAAAGAATTTCAGGGCGACCTCGTGGAATACTGGGTCAACCTGGAATGTCCTTACTGCGGCATTGAGGAACCGCTCCGGGCACAGCGGGAAAATCCCGGCATGTGCATTGTCGTGCGTCACAGCCCTTCGGACAACTACGGAGAGTCGTTGAAAAAAGCCCTGAGCTTTGAAGCACTCCTGCGCTTTTCTCCGAACGCCGCGCACAGCTTCTGGAATGCCGTGGTGCCCCGGACACCTCTCGGCGTTCCGAAACCCTATGAGGCTGCGCTGCAAACGGCGCTTCAGGATGCGGCCATTGTGCCGGAAGACTTTGCCGACTCTCTGCAACAGGTCGCTCCTGTCGTAGGCGCGGATATTATCGCCTCGCAATCCAGAATCACCTCAACTCCCACCTGGATTCTGGACGGCATTCGTTTTCCCGCCTGTGATTTCACGGCCTCACAAGTGCCGCTGGCTCTCGAACTCGCCCATAAGGCCCGCGCCGACGACGCCGATGCCAAAGAGCGCATCGTCCAGATGATTACGCGCGGCCTTTTGAATGAGTCCGTTTTATGA
- a CDS encoding antitoxin, whose product MYTANLRKVGGSVMLAVPPAILEMLRMESGSSVSMAVESGRLIIEPNVRKKYSLQELLAQCDASAPLSPEDGVWTGAGATGGELI is encoded by the coding sequence ATGTACACAGCTAATTTGAGAAAAGTCGGCGGTTCAGTGATGCTGGCCGTTCCTCCCGCCATTTTGGAAATGCTGCGAATGGAATCGGGGTCATCGGTAAGCATGGCCGTGGAATCCGGGCGTCTGATTATTGAGCCGAACGTCAGGAAGAAGTACAGCCTGCAGGAACTGTTGGCCCAGTGTGATGCTTCCGCGCCGCTTTCCCCTGAGGATGGAGTGTGGACCGGGGCTGGAGCCACGGGCGGGGAGCTGATCTGA
- a CDS encoding type II toxin-antitoxin system PemK/MazF family toxin, translating into MRRGDIYLVTLDPTEGHEQQGTRPVLVISPDEFNRVTQVPVVLPITSGGNFARTAGFAVSLSGCGTRTTGVVRCDQPRALDLRARSGRRLEQVPPVIMDEVLARLATIFS; encoded by the coding sequence ATGCGGCGTGGTGATATTTATCTGGTGACGCTTGATCCTACAGAAGGGCATGAGCAACAGGGAACGCGACCGGTGTTGGTGATTTCTCCCGACGAGTTCAACAGAGTGACGCAGGTTCCCGTAGTGTTGCCGATTACCAGCGGGGGGAATTTTGCCCGTACTGCAGGATTCGCCGTGTCGCTCAGCGGATGCGGCACGCGTACTACAGGAGTAGTTCGTTGTGACCAGCCCAGGGCGCTGGACTTGCGGGCGAGATCCGGCAGACGGCTGGAACAAGTACCGCCCGTCATTATGGATGAAGTTCTTGCAAGGTTGGCGACCATTTTCAGCTAG
- a CDS encoding type IV secretory system conjugative DNA transfer family protein: MERKIRGLEDHETQERKRLFRDVRSPLQRLGDTLRLGHVQTGGIFAAGVCLFLFPSLSMPFFIAGLALFAARCVYVEDERLPFRMPLGLSGTDKGDPLPGRRGYARPEGIFFLGNRVQDQKELWLKAKDILTHCLLFGTTGSGKTETLVSLSYNALATGSGLFYIDPKASPKLAVQIWQMARFLGRDDDFRVLNYGTSGKVKGKTPRRLSNTNNPFTFGSAEALTQLLVSLMPASDGANSIFADKAQALISGVMYALVDLRDKGLLKLSTSVIRESLALEKCVALALRAELDEESRASIHAALGTCGWIAGREMKDQPQSFAEQFGYAQSYFGKALSSLTDTYSHIYGAEDGEVDFADAIMQRRVLVVLLPSLEKAPAELASLGKISLSAIRNACAVGLGAHIEGDAADVLEALPTDTVGIGPYLCIVDEYAAIVTPGFEVVLTQGRGLGIAAIVASQDYAGILEADKKGAQQMVANTSIKIFMKMQDAEKTWELIRGQAGQGTVLRTTGFNVNEKISAGYRDAMNTTVEQEDRVVLRDLQEQIEGEAHFIFSGQIVRGTMFFANPSLKKAQLRVPQLVQLSQEKHYDHAA; this comes from the coding sequence ATGGAACGAAAAATCAGAGGTCTTGAAGACCACGAAACGCAGGAACGGAAACGGCTCTTCCGGGATGTGCGCTCCCCGCTGCAACGCCTGGGAGACACGCTCAGGCTCGGCCATGTGCAAACCGGCGGCATCTTTGCGGCGGGGGTGTGTCTTTTTCTTTTTCCCTCGCTCTCCATGCCGTTCTTTATCGCCGGGCTTGCTCTGTTTGCCGCCCGCTGCGTCTATGTCGAAGACGAAAGGCTGCCTTTCCGAATGCCGCTCGGTCTCTCCGGCACGGATAAAGGCGATCCTCTGCCCGGCAGACGCGGCTACGCCAGACCGGAGGGCATCTTCTTCCTGGGAAACAGGGTACAGGACCAGAAAGAACTCTGGCTGAAGGCCAAGGACATTCTTACCCACTGCCTGCTTTTCGGCACCACCGGTTCCGGCAAGACGGAAACACTCGTTTCCCTTTCATACAATGCTCTGGCTACGGGAAGCGGGCTGTTCTACATCGACCCGAAAGCAAGTCCGAAACTCGCCGTACAGATATGGCAGATGGCCCGCTTTCTGGGACGGGACGACGACTTCCGCGTGCTGAACTACGGCACTTCCGGCAAAGTCAAAGGAAAAACTCCGCGCCGTCTTTCCAACACCAACAATCCCTTCACCTTCGGCAGTGCGGAAGCCCTGACGCAGCTTCTTGTTTCCCTCATGCCCGCGTCCGACGGGGCGAACAGCATCTTTGCCGACAAGGCGCAGGCGTTGATTTCCGGCGTCATGTACGCCCTGGTGGACCTGCGCGACAAAGGGCTGCTCAAGCTCTCCACCAGCGTCATCCGTGAATCGCTGGCGCTTGAAAAATGTGTCGCCCTCGCGCTGCGGGCGGAGCTTGATGAAGAGTCCCGCGCCTCCATCCATGCGGCTCTCGGCACCTGCGGCTGGATTGCCGGACGGGAAATGAAAGACCAGCCCCAGTCCTTTGCGGAGCAGTTCGGCTATGCCCAGAGCTACTTCGGAAAGGCCCTTTCCAGCCTGACGGACACCTATTCCCACATCTACGGGGCTGAAGACGGAGAAGTCGATTTTGCAGACGCCATCATGCAGCGCCGCGTGCTGGTCGTTCTTCTGCCTTCGCTGGAAAAAGCCCCCGCAGAACTGGCCAGCCTCGGAAAAATCAGCCTCTCCGCCATACGCAACGCCTGTGCCGTTGGCCTCGGCGCACATATCGAAGGCGACGCCGCCGACGTGCTGGAAGCCCTGCCCACGGACACTGTGGGCATCGGCCCGTATCTGTGCATCGTGGATGAATATGCGGCCATCGTCACCCCCGGCTTTGAGGTCGTGCTGACACAGGGGCGCGGTCTCGGCATAGCCGCCATCGTCGCCTCCCAGGATTACGCCGGTATTCTGGAAGCGGACAAAAAAGGCGCGCAGCAGATGGTGGCCAACACCTCCATAAAAATCTTCATGAAAATGCAGGACGCGGAAAAAACCTGGGAACTCATACGGGGACAGGCCGGCCAAGGCACCGTCCTCCGCACCACCGGCTTCAACGTCAACGAAAAAATAAGCGCAGGTTACCGCGACGCCATGAACACCACCGTGGAACAGGAAGACCGCGTCGTCCTGCGCGACTTGCAGGAACAGATCGAAGGCGAAGCCCATTTCATCTTCAGCGGGCAAATCGTCCGGGGCACCATGTTCTTTGCCAACCCTTCCCTGAAAAAAGCGCAGCTGCGCGTCCCCCAGCTTGTGCAGCTCTCCCAGGAGAAACACTATGACCATGCGGCATAA
- a CDS encoding lytic transglycosylase domain-containing protein: MRALCLFLSILCLSPGMAFSAERAKVVVSMTRPLTTGCVLNAARASGMPPAALFGLLATEGGSMGEALSNTNGTWDLGCFQINTVHVNELSAMGIAPETLLRDGCVNAYAAAWLLRKEYERTGDLWLAIGAYHSRTPHRRDAYIRKVRTNLEELRRRGISSLSSLQEAQP, from the coding sequence ATGAGAGCGCTCTGCCTGTTTCTGAGCATCCTTTGTCTGTCTCCCGGCATGGCCTTCTCCGCCGAACGGGCCAAAGTCGTCGTTTCGATGACACGACCTCTGACCACGGGCTGTGTTCTGAATGCCGCCCGTGCGAGCGGAATGCCTCCGGCTGCGCTTTTCGGTCTGCTCGCCACGGAGGGGGGAAGCATGGGCGAAGCTCTGAGCAACACCAACGGCACCTGGGACCTGGGCTGTTTTCAAATCAACACCGTTCACGTCAATGAACTGTCCGCCATGGGCATAGCCCCGGAAACCCTGCTTCGGGACGGCTGCGTCAACGCCTATGCCGCGGCATGGCTGCTTCGCAAGGAGTATGAACGGACCGGCGATCTCTGGCTGGCCATAGGCGCGTATCATTCCAGAACGCCCCATCGCAGGGATGCCTATATCAGAAAGGTCAGAACGAACCTGGAAGAACTGCGTCGCCGGGGTATCTCCAGCCTCTCTTCCCTTCAGGAGGCGCAGCCGTGA